DNA sequence from the Ferrimicrobium sp. genome:
GCCAATCACGTGGTTACCCATCTGGAGAGTGGCGGACTCGTTCTCCTCTCTGGTGGACATACCATCTTAGAGCTCATCGCTGCGCTGCGCGATGCCCTTACAGCCTACGACGGCAAGCCGCTGGCCATCGGCCAGGTAGACGAGCGCCTCGTCCCATCCGATGATGATCGATCCAACTGGCACCATATCGCCCAAGGTCTCGGTCCTCTTGGCCAGATCGAATTGCCGATGGTGAAGTGCCACACGCCAACCGAGCGTCAACTCCTCGCCGATACCGACGCGTCAGACCGAAGTACCGTTGAGGCGCGTGCCTCACTCGCAAAGGGCTACGCAAAGCGATACGAATTCCTCCTAGCTGAGTACCAACCATGGTCGGTTGTGCACCTTGGACTCGGCGCTGACGGACACACCGCCTCGCTGTTCCCCAATTCACCGGGACTCGCTCAACACAACGCCATGGTCATCGCCAACTCAGATCCCTCCCACACCAATCCGCTAGAACGCATCACCTTGACCTTCCCCGCGCTCAACCGCTTCCGCTTCCGCCTGATCGTCGCCACCGGCAAGGACAAGGCGGCGATCGTCGAACGAGCACTCTTTGGGGATGGATTGCCGATTCACTCACTCGATCGCAAGAACACGCTCCTCTTGGTAGACAGCGCCGCCGCGGCCGCGCTGTCTAATTCCGAGGCGTAAAGCGCGCTACAACCCACAATCGTCAGAAACCAATCGTCAGAAACCAATCGTCAGAAACATAGCCATGCACCCAACAACACGGCGGATCGGGGCAGCTCAATAGGTCTTTGGATTGGGAGGCTGCGCGCATCTAGACAGATTCGATGGGTGGCGCGCCAATCACTGTGAAGGGACGGTGGCTAAGGTGGTCATATGCAGATGAACCCAACCCGATGGTCGACTCAGAAGCTACTCACTGAAGCCGCTAAGCTTCGTGACCGTAACGGGGGCCGCCTCATCACCTATTCACCCAAGGCTTTCTTCCCCTTTACCATGCTGTGTCGCGACAGCTGTGGTTACTGCACCTTCGCGAAAGCACCGGCCCGTCTCACCAAGGCCTACATGGACCTCGACGAGGTGCAAGAGCTTGCAGATAACGCCTCTGCTTACGGAGCCATCGAGGCGCTCTTCACGCTTGGAGAACGCCCCGAGGAACGCTACGCGGTCGCACGAGAGGAGCTAGAACGCAAAGGCTATTCGTCGACGGTCGACTACCTCCACAAGGGTGCCGAAATCGCTCTCGCCGGGCATCTACTCCCACACATCAACGCAGGGACGCTCACCCCAGATGAATTGACGCGGCTGCGTTCGGTCGCTGTGTCCATGGGCATCATGGTCGAGTCCGTGAACGAGTCCCTCCCCTGTCATCGGCTCGCACCAGACAAGAAGCCAAATCGGCGCCTCCAAACGCTGCGAGACGCAGGAGTGCTCGCCATCCCGATGACCACCGGCCTGCTAATCGGCATCGGGGACAGTGAGGAGGATCGCCTCAATGGCCTGCTCGCAATCGCCAATATCGCGAACGAATACGGCAACATCCAAGAGGTCATCATTCAGAACTTCCTACCAAAGCCTGGAACCCAGATGGCACACACCCTGGAACCTTCGCGCGAGGAGTACCTGAGATCGATCGCGCTGGCGAGGCTGATTCTGCCAGAAACCGTAAGCCTTCAGGCTCCGCCGAACCTCTCCGATGACCCAGGCGAGCTGGTTGGGGCCGGTATCAACGATTTCGGTGGCATCTCTCGGGTCACCCCTGATCACGTCAACCCTGAGCGACCTTGGCCCAATATTGAGCAGCTCACCGAACGTCTTGCCCAGCTCGACTTCGCCCTCGTTCCACGGCTCCCGATTTATCCCTCGTATGTAAACGAGATGTCGAAATGGGTTGACGCCACGCTGGTACCTGCGGTAAACTACCATCGCGACCAACTCGGCTTCGCGCGCGAGCATCGGTGGTTTTCTGGGGAACCTGCGGTCTTTCCCACCAGCGTGTTCGCGAAATCGAATGTTCGATCATCCCAACCTGGTTGGCTCACCGAGCTAGCCGACGAGCTCGGTGCCGGTCGCGAAGCACCCGTAGAACTCCTCCGGGCTGCGGGCTCTGCCAAAGGCTTCGACGTAATGGGCGTCGTTGAACTGGCCGACGATCTACGTCGCCGAACGGTTGGAGATGTCGTCACCTATGTGGCAAACCGCAACATCAATTACACCAATATTTGTACCTTCAAGTGCCGCTTCTGTGCCTTCTCCAAAGGACCACTCTCACTCAACTTACGTGGCACTCCATACCTTTTGAGCATGAATGAAATCCTTGACAAGGTTGGAGAGGCCAAAGAGCGTGGGGCTACTGAGGTATGCCTCCAAGGTGGGATCCACCCCACCTTCGACGGCGAATACTATCTCAGCATTGCCAAGGCCATCCACACCAACTATCCATCCATCCATCTGCACGGATTCTCAGCTCTGGAGGTTTTTACCGGAGCTAAGCGGCTCAAGCTCGCGCTAAGCGACTACCTCCAAGAACTCCACGACGCAGGTCTCAAAAGTCTTCCTGGGACAGCGGCAGAGATCCTCTACGACCCCGTCCGGGCTATCCTGTGTCCCGACAAACTGACCACGAACGAATGGCTCGAGGTGCATGAAACTGCCCACTCGATCGGACTTCGCTCCAATGTCACCATGATGTTCGGCAGCGTTGAGGAAATCGATGCCGTCATACGACACCTTGACGTCACCCGTCAGCTTGGCCGCAAGACACACGGATTCACCGAATTTGTTCCGTTGCCCTTTGTCCACATGGCCACGCCGATCTTCCGTAACGGCAAAGCCAGACGTGGGCCGACGCTCCGCGAGACCGTACTCGTCCATGCACTTGGCCGCATCGCCTACCATGGCGTCATCGACAACATCCAGGTAAGTTGGGTCAAGCTTGGCGTTGACGGCGCAGCGTTCCTCCTTGATTGTGGAGCCAACGATCTGGGTGGCACCTTGATGGAGGAGAGCATCTCACATGCAGCTGGGGCAACCCATGGTACGGCGCTCACACCACAAGACTTTGCGTTGGTAGCTCAGCGCGCTGGAAGAACCTTGCGCCAACGCACCACGTTCTATGAACCAGTCGCCGGTCCGTCAGATTCTGCTCCCATGGCTGTTGCCCCAGGGTCATCCCTGTGACCGAGACGCACAAGCCAAACACCCAAGCCCAAGAGCATTCGGTAGATCTTCGTAACCCCAACCGAGACCTCAAGCTCGCCCTGATCAACGAGCTCGAGACGACGCTGGGCGCCGACATGGATCGGCTCGACTTAAAGATGATCACATCGGCGGTGCGTGAGCTACGCGAGGCCTTCACGACATTCGCGCCCTATCGTCGCCGGCGAAAGGTTACGGTTTTCGGTTCAGCGAGAATCGAGCCAACCGACCCCCGTTATCGGCTCGCGAACCAGCTCGGAGCCGCGTTAGCCAACCGTGACTGGCTGGTAATCACTGGTGGAGGTCCCGGACTCATGGAGGCCGCAACAGCCGGAGCAGGTCCAGACCATGCATTCGGCGTCAACATCCGACTCCCCCACGAACAGGAACCAGCGACCGGTCTCGATGCTGCTGGTCACCTCATCGAGATGAAGTACTTCTTTACCCGAAAAGTTCTGATGATCAAGGAGTCATCTGCCTTTATCTCCATGCCGGGCGGCCTCGGCACCCTCGATGAAACCTTCGAGCTCCTGACCCTCATGCAGACCGGAAAGACGCAGCTCGCACCCTTGGTCCTGCTCGAGCCACCAGGCGGCGACTACTTCGATCCACTGATCGCGTTCATCACCGACGTTTTGGTACCTGGGGGTCTCGTCTCGAAGGCTGACCTCGCACTGTTTCGCCGTTGTGAAACCGTCGACGAGGCCATCGACGAGGTAATCGGGTTCTATCACAACTTTCACTCCGCCCGAATCGTGGGTAAGAAGCTGATCCTGCGTCTGCAACGATTACCCGATGCTGCGCTGCTCAACGAGCTGAACCAAGATTTTGGTGATATTCTTCGCTCTGGCAGCATCGAGTCGTCGCCCCCAACCGCATGGGAGGTCCGTGAAGGTGACCATGTTGACCTCAAGCGTCTCTCCCTTGACTTCGACCAGCACTCGTTGGGGCGACTTCGAACGATGATCGATCAGCTCAATCAGATCTGATCGCTAGCCTTGGCCCACCCTCTTGTCGTGGGCCCCGGACATTGCGTTGTCAGAGCCTCGATCCATACTGACACTATGACAACGAAGCAGCTAGAACTCTTTGAAGCATCGGCACCAGCCAACACCTCTGAGTTTCGCCGTCTCCAGGGGCTCCATGGCGTAGCAAAACTCCGTCAAAGCCTCGCGACGACTGGACAGCGTAACCAGGACGTCGCTTAATCTGAATCAATCCGAGAGTCAAAAGATCTTTCGCAGCCTTCTCTTTCATCGCATCGTTCCGACAATCAAGGATATCGGCCCCTGGAACCCGAAGATGCGCGACACCTTTGCCAAGATGGGAGTCCTCGAATTCGCGGATGCTGATCTCGGGTCCATCGAAGCCGAAGACAACGCGCTCGCCGGCCACATTGACGAACTGCGCCGCTCTCAAGCTGCGACTAAAATCGCTGCTGGAGAGGATTCCTAGCACCATACGTGAGCGTTTCAGCTTGCAACACAAAGCACGTTCAATAATATGACCTAAAATGCCGATATTGTGGGTGTGATTAGCTGGCTGAGCCACCTGCATCGAGACGAACGAGGCGTCTCACTCATAAGCGTCGTCGTGGCCTTCGCCATCCTTGCCGGCGTGGTCGGCCCTGCGACCTACCTGATCGAACGCTCAACGCAGCTCGCCGCCTCATCTCGCCAACAGCTCACCGCGTCCAATCTTGCTCAGTCCGAGATCCAGATTCTCAATGCCGAGGCCTCGCAGTCCTTTGCCAACTTGACCAGCATGCTCGGTAGCTCAGCCCACTCGACCATCATCAATTCGGTGACCTACACCGTCACCGACGACCTCTACTGGACCGAGGGTACCTCAAACCCCGACGGCTGCAACGCCAATGCCGCCAGCGATCAGGTGCTCGAACCCATCCTGTCGGCATCTGTCACCGTTACGTGGAGCGACATGGCACCATTTCCTCCGGTGCGAAGCACGACCGGCTATCACGTCCCAGCTGGCTATAGCTCTCCCACGACGGGATCGGTCCTCGTTGTGGCCCAGAATCAGACCGGAGCGCCAGACAGCAATGTGACGGTGACGCTCGTCTCCACCGGCGCCGCCAGCGACACAGCACAGACGATCCAAACCGACTCCCAAGGATGCGCGTATTTCCCCTTCATGTCCCCGGGGTCCTACACCGTCGGACTCACACCTCCAGCCGGCCAGACGTGGGTCAGCCCCAGCGGCGACCCCAATCCATCACAAACGGTGACGGTGAGCGCCGCCGACAACGCTCAAGTTGACTTCACGTACGCACAAGCTGCAACGTTTACAATCGTAGCCCCCAAGATCAGCATCCCGTGGCAGTTCGGGATCTCACTCGGATCTACCGCACTTCCAGGTGACGAGACGATCTACTCCCCCGCCCCCAGCGCTTCCCCAGTCACCAGCATCACACCGATCTTTCCAGCGGCAACCGGCTATCAGGCATGGCTAGGGCAGTGCCAGGTCTACACCTCGTTCAGTGGCACAAGCTTAGGAAATATTGCCATCGCACAACCAGGGGAGACAAGCACCGTTAGTCTTCTCGGTCAACCCATCACGGTCACGGTCACCAATGCCCAAGGACCGCTTGCTGGCGCAACCATCAGTGTTGTGCAAACCGATGCCAATGGGACACCGCTTACCGACTGCTCCAACCCAATAACCACTGTGGGCACCACGAATGCCGACGGCCAATTGACCTTTCTGGCCCCGATTGGATATGTGACTCTGGTGGCAAGGGATGGCACGTCGAGCATCTCCTATCCATCGTCGGGAGCCCTAGCAACGCCTGGAGGAGGTGCGATCAGTGCATCGATCTCACTTCCCTGATAATGAAGGCGGCTTTGGCGTCGTCGAAATGGTCATCGCGACGGCGCTCACTGGCCTGTTGAGCCTAATCAGTTATAAGGTCATTACCTCCTTCTCCGTCGTCCAGCAAGCCACGTTAAGCTCCCAGGCAGCCAACGCGGCAACCGATCTCGCCTCGACGGAGCTCACGAGGCTCCTGGGTGAGGCTGTTACCACTGGCCAGGGGTCGCTCGTCTCGGCCTCACCATCCTCGATACACTTCGAAGCGATCGACCCCTCTGGGCAGCTTGGGATCGAGAGTATTTGGCTCGCCAACCTCAACTGCCCGTGCCAGGTCGACGCACAGTTCCAAACCGGTGCCAGCTCAAATCCCGTCGATGTCCTCGGAGTCACCATCGCATCACCAACGCTATTCTCCTACTACGCAACTCCCCCAAATCCTGTCGCGATCACACAAGCCCAAGTTCTTGTGCCAGCGCAAGGAACCACCAGCACCACAACGCTCACAACCATTCACCTAGTCGGGATCGATCTGACGGAAGACGTCGTCGATGAAGGGCCGACGACAACCCAAACGCTGATCGCCCTGCCAGGATCGACACAGCCTCCACCAGCAACCTAAGGGGATCCAAGAATGTCACACCATCACACCTCTCACCATCGGAACCGCCGCCACTGGGGCTCGTGCTCCAATCAGTCACGCTGCAAACACGGTGACCGAGAACGTGGCGATGCCTTGATCTTGGTCATCATCGCCGTCATGCTCATCACGTTGATCCCAGCCGGGCTAGTCGCAGCCTCCGTCGGCCAGCTACCTCAGACCAAACAACGGCAAGAAAACCAGACGGCCCTCGCCGCCGCCGAGGCGGGGCTTGCCAACTACGAGAACCTCTTGGACCAGTATTCGATCAACCAGCTCGGCAACTATTGGCAATACGATGCCTCGAATCCTCCGCCTGTCACCAACGTCGCCCTGACCGGCTGGGAGTCGGTCTCCGGCTCGAACTCCGAGTACTTTCACTATTCAGTAGATAACACCGAGACCGCCTCGAGCGGAATTGTGCACCTCCTCGTGACCGGTGCCGCCGCCAGTGGTACCAACACCCAGTACGTGACGCTCAATGCCTCCTTTCGATCACAAAGCTTTCTCAACTATCTCATCTTCGACAACAAAATGCTGGTCGACCCCGTCTTCGCTGTGCATGCAGCCCAAATACCCAATAATAAAGCTGAGGCCGATTGCAATTTCATGTTTGCGCAATCCAATGAGTCCAATCAGCAACCAACCAACGGACCGCAGCTTCCGCTGTGTCAATCACTCCTGAACTACTACGTCACCGGGCAGACCTTTAATGGGCCGGTGTTTTCCAACGACATGTTCTATCTGGCCGGTGATCCCGTCTTCAACGGCCCGGTCTACTCCGCCTCAGCCCTCACCAGTGGCATTCCCACACACCCGTACTGGATCGACCCGATCAACGCCTACCTCGGCGGGGACAACAGCGACAATCCAACCTTTAACGTTGGACAAAACGTGCAGTATCACACCCCCCTGGCCCTGCCACAGTCTGACTCGAATCTGGCCCAGATTGCAGCCGAAGGCGGCTGCCTGTACTACGGCCCGACACAGGTTACGCTCAACGGTACCACGATGACCGTCGTGTCACCTCAGACGAAAAATACCAGCTGCGTGGGTACCGACGTGCCCCTCCCCGCAAACGGCGTACTCTATGTCGCCAGCCTGGCAGAGGCCAACAGTGGAACCTGTGCGTCTGGATCGCTGAACATCGACCAACAGGATGCCCCCTGCCAGGAGGGAAATCTCTACATCCAGGGAACACTTAACGGACAACTCACGGCAGCGTCAGAGAACGACACGACCATCACCGGCAACCTCGAATACGCCGGCTGTGGCACCAACGGCACTTCAAGCCTCCTTGGCCTCATCGCCAACAACTTCGTCCAGATCGCCAACGACTTCGCCAAGACCAACACCACTCCAGATAGCTGCTTCTCGCATCCATCGAACGACCCCGTCGTCATGGCAGCCATCTTGACGCTACAACACTCGTTTGCCGTCGAGGACTTCTGGAGGCTTCCCTTTCAAGGCACCATCTACCTCTATGGCGCGCTCGCGGGAAACTACGCCGATATCGAAGGGGTGTTCCAGGGCACCACGATCACCAACGGCTACGCGACCAACTATACCTATGACCCACGTCTCGCCTACCTGTCACCACCGTACTTCCTCACGCCAGTTGATAGCTCGTGGGATAAGCTGAGCTCAATCATCACCACCAACCCCACGGACCTACCGGTACTTCCCTCGTCATAGCGGTATATGCCCTATGACAAAGGAGGCGATGCCTACCCTTCCTCTTGAGGTTGGGTGGCGACAAGCAACTTGCCCACGTTGGCACCACGAAAAAGCGATACGAACGCCGTTGGAAGGCTCTCAAACCCATCGACGATAGTCTCCAACGAGGTCAGCTTCCCTTCTTGAACCCAACCAATCGCCTGCTTGAGATACTCTCCATAGCGTGCCAGATGATCAGAGACGATGAATCCCTGGATCATGAGCCGACGGCGTACGACAAGACCCTCAAGCCCACGAGGGCCCGCAGGCAACTCAGTGTCGTTGTATTGGGAGATCGCACCACACGAAAGCACCCGGGCAAAATCCTTGGTGTGATGTAGCGCCGCTTCGAACTGTGACCCACCGACGTTGTCGAAGAAGAGGCTGATGCCGCGGGGAAAACTAGCCGAAAGAGCCTCGGAGAAGTCCACGGCCCGGTAATCGATCCCGGCATCAAACCCAAGGGTTGCAAGACCCCCCACCTTGTCTGCACCACCGGCAGAGCCAACCACCCTGGCTCCATAGATCTTTGCGAGCTGGCCGACTACCGAGCCAACCGCCCCACCGGCAGCGGTGACGAGGACCTCGTCATCGGCCTTGACCTGACCAAGCAACACCAGTCCGACGTAGGCCGTCAGTCCCGTCATGCCCAGTACGCCAAGGTAGGTCGATGGGTTGACCTCAACATCGATCGGCAACCTCCAAAGGCTTCCCGCCTCGGTCGTGTACGAGGTGGCCCATGGAGCCTCTCCACGGACGAGATCACCCGTGGCTATTGTCGACGCATTGGATTCGACGACCCTGCCGATAGCTGCAGAGGTGATCGGCTGTCCCACCTCAAACGGAGCGACATAGGAGCGAGCATCCGACATGCGACCCCGTAGATAAGGATCAACCGAGATCATGAGCGGTTCAACCCGTACCTGTTGTTCCTCGAGCGCTGGATCGGGCAACTCCACTAGATCAAAATCATCGGGCTGTGGGAGTCCGACTGGCCGTCTTGCTAATACGAATACATGTGACATGCTCTTACAACCTCTCTTCAACAATCTTTGCCAAGCTATCGGCACGCAGGCTCACCGGAATCGTCTGATCATGAACCTCACGGACACCCGAACTAACCAATCCAAACTCCACCCCCAGGCGCGCCGCAAAGCGCCCATCAGTACTCAGCCGATCACCAACCATGATCGTCTCGTTCCCGAGCAACGGACGCAGCAGCTCAACCATCGGCTCTTCGGGCTTACCAGCCACGGTCGGCTGAACCGAGGTGGCTGTCGACACTGAGGCAACCAACGCACCGGTCCCCGGAACCACCATGCGCTCGAGGGGATAGGTCGGATCTGCGTTGGTGGCGATGAAACGCGCACCCGAGAGGATCGCCACGCAAGCGTTGGACATGTCGGTATAGTTGAACGCGCGATACCAACCAAGCA
Encoded proteins:
- a CDS encoding 6-phosphogluconolactonase; the encoded protein is MANFRYEITDDIPGCFANHVVTHLESGGLVLLSGGHTILELIAALRDALTAYDGKPLAIGQVDERLVPSDDDRSNWHHIAQGLGPLGQIELPMVKCHTPTERQLLADTDASDRSTVEARASLAKGYAKRYEFLLAEYQPWSVVHLGLGADGHTASLFPNSPGLAQHNAMVIANSDPSHTNPLERITLTFPALNRFRFRLIVATGKDKAAIVERALFGDGLPIHSLDRKNTLLLVDSAAAAALSNSEA
- the cofH gene encoding 5-amino-6-(D-ribitylamino)uracil--L-tyrosine 4-hydroxyphenyl transferase CofH — translated: MQMNPTRWSTQKLLTEAAKLRDRNGGRLITYSPKAFFPFTMLCRDSCGYCTFAKAPARLTKAYMDLDEVQELADNASAYGAIEALFTLGERPEERYAVAREELERKGYSSTVDYLHKGAEIALAGHLLPHINAGTLTPDELTRLRSVAVSMGIMVESVNESLPCHRLAPDKKPNRRLQTLRDAGVLAIPMTTGLLIGIGDSEEDRLNGLLAIANIANEYGNIQEVIIQNFLPKPGTQMAHTLEPSREEYLRSIALARLILPETVSLQAPPNLSDDPGELVGAGINDFGGISRVTPDHVNPERPWPNIEQLTERLAQLDFALVPRLPIYPSYVNEMSKWVDATLVPAVNYHRDQLGFAREHRWFSGEPAVFPTSVFAKSNVRSSQPGWLTELADELGAGREAPVELLRAAGSAKGFDVMGVVELADDLRRRTVGDVVTYVANRNINYTNICTFKCRFCAFSKGPLSLNLRGTPYLLSMNEILDKVGEAKERGATEVCLQGGIHPTFDGEYYLSIAKAIHTNYPSIHLHGFSALEVFTGAKRLKLALSDYLQELHDAGLKSLPGTAAEILYDPVRAILCPDKLTTNEWLEVHETAHSIGLRSNVTMMFGSVEEIDAVIRHLDVTRQLGRKTHGFTEFVPLPFVHMATPIFRNGKARRGPTLRETVLVHALGRIAYHGVIDNIQVSWVKLGVDGAAFLLDCGANDLGGTLMEESISHAAGATHGTALTPQDFALVAQRAGRTLRQRTTFYEPVAGPSDSAPMAVAPGSSL
- a CDS encoding TIGR00730 family Rossman fold protein, with product MTETHKPNTQAQEHSVDLRNPNRDLKLALINELETTLGADMDRLDLKMITSAVRELREAFTTFAPYRRRRKVTVFGSARIEPTDPRYRLANQLGAALANRDWLVITGGGPGLMEAATAGAGPDHAFGVNIRLPHEQEPATGLDAAGHLIEMKYFFTRKVLMIKESSAFISMPGGLGTLDETFELLTLMQTGKTQLAPLVLLEPPGGDYFDPLIAFITDVLVPGGLVSKADLALFRRCETVDEAIDEVIGFYHNFHSARIVGKKLILRLQRLPDAALLNELNQDFGDILRSGSIESSPPTAWEVREGDHVDLKRLSLDFDQHSLGRLRTMIDQLNQI
- a CDS encoding carboxypeptidase-like regulatory domain-containing protein, producing the protein MGVISWLSHLHRDERGVSLISVVVAFAILAGVVGPATYLIERSTQLAASSRQQLTASNLAQSEIQILNAEASQSFANLTSMLGSSAHSTIINSVTYTVTDDLYWTEGTSNPDGCNANAASDQVLEPILSASVTVTWSDMAPFPPVRSTTGYHVPAGYSSPTTGSVLVVAQNQTGAPDSNVTVTLVSTGAASDTAQTIQTDSQGCAYFPFMSPGSYTVGLTPPAGQTWVSPSGDPNPSQTVTVSAADNAQVDFTYAQAATFTIVAPKISIPWQFGISLGSTALPGDETIYSPAPSASPVTSITPIFPAATGYQAWLGQCQVYTSFSGTSLGNIAIAQPGETSTVSLLGQPITVTVTNAQGPLAGATISVVQTDANGTPLTDCSNPITTVGTTNADGQLTFLAPIGYVTLVARDGTSSISYPSSGALATPGGGAISASISLP
- a CDS encoding NADP-dependent oxidoreductase, with protein sequence MSHVFVLARRPVGLPQPDDFDLVELPDPALEEQQVRVEPLMISVDPYLRGRMSDARSYVAPFEVGQPITSAAIGRVVESNASTIATGDLVRGEAPWATSYTTEAGSLWRLPIDVEVNPSTYLGVLGMTGLTAYVGLVLLGQVKADDEVLVTAAGGAVGSVVGQLAKIYGARVVGSAGGADKVGGLATLGFDAGIDYRAVDFSEALSASFPRGISLFFDNVGGSQFEAALHHTKDFARVLSCGAISQYNDTELPAGPRGLEGLVVRRRLMIQGFIVSDHLARYGEYLKQAIGWVQEGKLTSLETIVDGFESLPTAFVSLFRGANVGKLLVATQPQEEG
- a CDS encoding HAD-IIA family hydrolase, with translation MQWLLDLDGVLWRMDTPIDGSVEAIHRLYEGGHDVLFVTNNSSLSRSQYVEKLDRIGVPAAREQIMTSAMAAAALVEPRARVLAIGERGLSEELEAIGAELIVPHSLEDVEGIDCVVLGWYRAFNYTDMSNACVAILSGARFIATNADPTYPLERMVVPGTGALVASVSTATSVQPTVAGKPEEPMVELLRPLLGNETIMVGDRLSTDGRFAARLGVEFGLVSSGVREVHDQTIPVSLRADSLAKIVEERL